Genomic segment of Armatimonadota bacterium:
ACATCGAGGTCTTTTGGTCGCTCCAGGGCGCGGCATGGGTGGACCAAGGCGGACAAGTTTCTGGTCTGCAGGAAGGCACCGCCACCTTGCAAGCCTACGTTCGAGGCACCATTCTTTCGACGAATATCACCGTCAAACAGCCGTAGAAAAGAGTAGCGATGTATCAGGAGCCTCTTCCGCAAGAATACGTCAATCTTCCTCAAGACGAGATCGACGCTCGCATCACGGCCATCAAGGAAAAGCTGGGTAATCGCCTCGTGATCCTCGGCCACCACTATCAGCGCGACGAGATCATCAAGCACGCCGACTTCCGCGGCGATAGCTACAAGCTCGCCAAGAACGCCGCCGCCACCCCCGAAGCCGAATTCATCGTGTTCTGTGGCGTCCACTTCATGGCCGAATCCGCCGACATCCTGACCCCCGACAACCAAAAGGTCATCCTCCCCAACCTCGCTGCTGGATGTAGCATGGCCGACATGGCCAATCTCTTCCAAGTGCGAAGCGCTTGGAAGCAGATCCACGAAATCATCGGCGACACGCAGCGTGTTGTGCCTGTCACCTACATCAACTCCGCCGCCAACCTCAAGGCGTTCGTGGGCGAGCACGACGGCACAGTCTGCACCAGCACCAATGCCCCCACCGCCGTCGCTTGGGCGCTGGAGCAGGGCGACAAGGTCTTCTTCTTCCCCGACCAGCACCTCGGACGCAACACCGGAGTCAAGCTCGGCTACGACCCCGAAACCCAGATGATCCTCTGGGATCCGTTCAAGCCGCTGGGCGGCAACACGGAAGAGTCCATCCGCACCGCCAAGTTCATCCTCTGGAAGGGCCATTGTTCGGTCCACAAACGGTTTAGTGTCGAGCAGATCGAAAAGGCCCGACGCGAGCACCCAGGTGTGAAGGTCCTGGTCCACCCCGAATGCGAACTCGATGTCGTGAAGGCCGCCGACCTCAACGGCTCGACCGAGTTCATTCTCAAGACCGTCACCGAATCCGCACCGGGTTCCATCTGGGCCGTCGGTACCGAAATCAACCTCGTCTCGCGAATCGCCAAGGAACAGCCAGACAAGACGATCTTCTGTCTCGATCCCGAAATCTGCCCATGTAGCACGATGTACCGTATCCACCCGAGCTTCCTACTCTGGTCGCTCGACCACATCGCTAACGGCGACGTGGTGAATCAGATAGTAGTGCCCGAAAAGATTCGCGAAAACGCGCTGGTCTCGCTTCAGAGAATGTTGACCGTCTGCGCCTGAGCGATCGC
This window contains:
- the nadA gene encoding quinolinate synthase NadA: MYQEPLPQEYVNLPQDEIDARITAIKEKLGNRLVILGHHYQRDEIIKHADFRGDSYKLAKNAAATPEAEFIVFCGVHFMAESADILTPDNQKVILPNLAAGCSMADMANLFQVRSAWKQIHEIIGDTQRVVPVTYINSAANLKAFVGEHDGTVCTSTNAPTAVAWALEQGDKVFFFPDQHLGRNTGVKLGYDPETQMILWDPFKPLGGNTEESIRTAKFILWKGHCSVHKRFSVEQIEKARREHPGVKVLVHPECELDVVKAADLNGSTEFILKTVTESAPGSIWAVGTEINLVSRIAKEQPDKTIFCLDPEICPCSTMYRIHPSFLLWSLDHIANGDVVNQIVVPEKIRENALVSLQRMLTVCA